One Vespula pensylvanica isolate Volc-1 chromosome 1, ASM1446617v1, whole genome shotgun sequence genomic region harbors:
- the LOC122629006 gene encoding agrin isoform X1 has translation MHRQVYLVVGVIFLGYLQDYVSGACPRICPPSGEPVCGSDGIIYASQCEMRKKMCGKGVTMATEKTACLRSSGSKCEHRCSGDQDPVCGTDGRTYLNKCMIRVEICRVGIELSHLGPCNNISAHRENCPVSCDFAPLDGPVCGSDGNVYKSTCQMKLLTCGQGVVRTNKKHCQTTRHCRESCWRGAKPACGSDGILYANTCKMRAKNCGKHVFEVPMSFCVSRERTSGSQSNACPLDCRHEPEVPICGSDGNIYRNECEMQMLNCGQARRKVTIVDFEKCRPRLTKCMKQQQRCGNEVDPVCGSDASTYPNQCHLNVAICLKGIQLAHVGECTTLKETEECPEDCNEVPEEPVCGSDGNVYRSLCHLRHETCGQRVVQVPAQHCRTTALCNQICSGERQFVCGSDNKLYRNECEMKRDNCGKHVYVVPMKRCVQGFLFRGCQKICPPYYDPVCGTDGMTYSNECFLEIENCRSRSLVSKKYHGVCGQPTEEPKNYLY, from the exons aTTATGTGTCCGGCGCGTGTCCCCGGATATGTCCACCAAGCGGGGAGCCAGTATGCGGCAGCGACGGTATCATATATGCTTCCCAGTGTGAAATGCGGAAGAAGATGTGTGGAAAGG GAGTGACTATGGCGACAGAGAAAACTGCTTGCTTGAGGTCATCGGGTAGCAAGTGCGAGCATCGTTGTTCCGGCGATCAGGATCCGGTATGCGGTACCGATGGTCGAACTTATCTCAACAAATGCATGATCAGAGTCGAAATCTGCAGGGTGGGAATCGAGCTCTCGCATCTTGGACCATGCAACAATATTTCTGCTCACAGAGAAAACTGTCCGGTTTCGTGCGATTTTGCACCACTCGATGGTCCCGTATGCGGTAGCGATGGCAACGTTTACAAGTCGACTTGTCAAATGAAGTTACTCACATGCGG ACAAGGAGTCGTACGTACGAATAAGAAACATTGCCAGACCACAAGACATTGTCGTGAATCGTGTTGGCGTGGTGCTAAGCCAGCCTGTGGTAGCGACGGTATCCTCTATGCGAACACCTGCAAAATGCGAGCTAAGAATTGCGG aaAGCACGTGTTTGAAGTGCCAATGTCATTCTGTGTGTCGCGAGAACGGACATCCGGAAGTCAGTCGAACGCGTGTCCGCTCGACTGTAGGCACGAGCCGGAAGTACCGATCTGTGGATCGGACGGAAATATCTATAGGAACGAGTGCGAAATGCAGATGCTCAACTGCGG GCAAGCTAGAAGGAAGGTGACCATAGTGGACTTCGAGAAGTGTCGGCCACGTTTAACGAAGTGCATGAAGCAACAGCAACGTTGTGGAAACGAAGTGGATCCGGTCTGTGGAAGCGACGCTAGTACATATCCAAATCAATGTCACTTAAACGTGGCGATCTGTCT GAAGGGTATCCAATTGGCTCATGTTGGCGAATGTACGACCTTGAAGGAAACAGAAGAGTGTCCTGAAGATTGCAACGAAGTTCCAGAGGAACCAGTTTGTGGAAGCGACGGGAACGTTTATCg CTCGCTTTGCCATCTTCGCCACGAAACATGTGGTCAGAGGGTAGTTCAAGTTCCTGCTCAGCATTGTCGTACCACAGCGCTTTGTAATCAAATTTGTAGTGGAGAACGTCAATTCGTTTGCGGTTCGGATAACAAGCTTTATCGTAACGAGTGTGAAATGAAGAGGGACAATTGCGG gAAACACGTATACGTGGTACCAATGAAACGGTGCGTTCAAGGTTTCTTGTTCCGTGGCTGTCAAAAGATCTGTCCACCATATTACGATCCAGTTTGTGGCACCGACGGAATGACCTATAGCAACGAGTGTTTCttggaaatagaaaattgcCGTAGCAGAAGCCTCGTCTCTAAAAAGTATCACGGTGTTTGTGGCCAACCAACGGAGGAaccgaaaaattatttgtattaa
- the LOC122629006 gene encoding agrin isoform X2, whose amino-acid sequence MHRQVYLVVGVIFLGYLQDYVSGACPRICPPSGEPVCGSDGIIYASQCEMRKKMCGKGVTMATEKTACLRSSGSKCEHRCSGDQDPVCGTDGRTYLNKCMIRVEICRVGIELSHLGPCNNISAHRENCPVSCDFAPLDGPVCGSDGNVYKSTCQMKLLTCGQGVVRTNKKHCQTTRHCRESCWRGAKPACGSDGILYANTCKMRAKNCGKHVFEVPMSFCVSRERTSGSQSNACPLDCRHEPEVPICGSDGNIYRNECEMQMLNCGQARRKVTIVDFEKCRPRLTKCMKQQQRCGNEVDPVCGSDASTYPNQCHLNVAICLKGIQLAHVGECTTLKETEECPEDCNEVPEEPVCGSDGNVYRSLCHLRHETCGQRVVQVPAQHCRTTALCNQICSGERQFVCGSDNKLYRNECEMKRDNCG is encoded by the exons aTTATGTGTCCGGCGCGTGTCCCCGGATATGTCCACCAAGCGGGGAGCCAGTATGCGGCAGCGACGGTATCATATATGCTTCCCAGTGTGAAATGCGGAAGAAGATGTGTGGAAAGG GAGTGACTATGGCGACAGAGAAAACTGCTTGCTTGAGGTCATCGGGTAGCAAGTGCGAGCATCGTTGTTCCGGCGATCAGGATCCGGTATGCGGTACCGATGGTCGAACTTATCTCAACAAATGCATGATCAGAGTCGAAATCTGCAGGGTGGGAATCGAGCTCTCGCATCTTGGACCATGCAACAATATTTCTGCTCACAGAGAAAACTGTCCGGTTTCGTGCGATTTTGCACCACTCGATGGTCCCGTATGCGGTAGCGATGGCAACGTTTACAAGTCGACTTGTCAAATGAAGTTACTCACATGCGG ACAAGGAGTCGTACGTACGAATAAGAAACATTGCCAGACCACAAGACATTGTCGTGAATCGTGTTGGCGTGGTGCTAAGCCAGCCTGTGGTAGCGACGGTATCCTCTATGCGAACACCTGCAAAATGCGAGCTAAGAATTGCGG aaAGCACGTGTTTGAAGTGCCAATGTCATTCTGTGTGTCGCGAGAACGGACATCCGGAAGTCAGTCGAACGCGTGTCCGCTCGACTGTAGGCACGAGCCGGAAGTACCGATCTGTGGATCGGACGGAAATATCTATAGGAACGAGTGCGAAATGCAGATGCTCAACTGCGG GCAAGCTAGAAGGAAGGTGACCATAGTGGACTTCGAGAAGTGTCGGCCACGTTTAACGAAGTGCATGAAGCAACAGCAACGTTGTGGAAACGAAGTGGATCCGGTCTGTGGAAGCGACGCTAGTACATATCCAAATCAATGTCACTTAAACGTGGCGATCTGTCT GAAGGGTATCCAATTGGCTCATGTTGGCGAATGTACGACCTTGAAGGAAACAGAAGAGTGTCCTGAAGATTGCAACGAAGTTCCAGAGGAACCAGTTTGTGGAAGCGACGGGAACGTTTATCg CTCGCTTTGCCATCTTCGCCACGAAACATGTGGTCAGAGGGTAGTTCAAGTTCCTGCTCAGCATTGTCGTACCACAGCGCTTTGTAATCAAATTTGTAGTGGAGAACGTCAATTCGTTTGCGGTTCGGATAACAAGCTTTATCGTAACGAGTGTGAAATGAAGAGGGACAATTGCGG gTAA